TCCATAACCATTATATATCCATATCATAAGTAATGAAGTTGCACCATTGATTTCAAATCTTTTTGTTCTGTCAGGCCCAACTATGCAACAGAGGGTGTTTTTAAGTGCAGTTTCGAGTTCCATCTCTACATACTAGTAATATATACATTTCTATTCATGCACCAAAATAAAGATACAACAGCAGAAAAACAGACATAACTACAAGCAATTGATCGGAATGAGCCCACCTTCATGAGAATCTCCCTCTTTGAATGAGAGATCAATTCATCTAACGACGAAATTAGCTAATAATTCAGCTCTAGGCATTACTTAAACATACCAGATTCACATTTACAAccttttcaccaaaaaaaataagtaaaatctCTTACAGGATTGCATATCAAAATAATatagaaaagatgcaactactgAACCTGCACACACCTTGGTTTTTTTCTTGCCTGAAATCTGAATTGCCTCCATTCATGTATTCTCTTTGCAACATCTCCATTGAAAGATCTGGTCCCCATCAACCTATGGAACAATGTAGTAACAAAAGCTACCCTTCAATTTGCAGCAGTAGGAGCAATTTGCAATTGAAGATAAATAATCAAACACAAGCAAGTGACTCGATATACTTATGAAAACTGAAGTCTCTTTGATATGGTACACCCTTATTTCTGTAAGGCCGTGATGCTACTTTACCAATTTTGACAGAGCTCATACTTCCAAGATCATATGAGATAACTACTTCACTCTCATGTATCAGTAGTACCAATTTGGgtgaatcttctttttcttcttcgaaagaTATCAAATTGTAACCGCAATCAAAACTCAATCTCGGATACAAATCTCTAAGTCCTTCCAAGTCCACTCTATATTTCACATTCCAACCAGTATAAGCAGTGTCCATTTCCAATACTTTAAAGTGCGAGCGCTCCTCATTAGAAACCTCAATACAAAATAAATGTCCCCCAAACTCACCGAAACTGTTAATTGTGTGGTCTGCAAAATAGCGTCGAATATCCTGGTACGGTCCAGACACTTCCCGAATCACTTCCCTATCAATATCAAAATATATCAGAGATGCAACGTGATCAATCCAATGCAGTGAACAATTCCAGAAAACACCAGGCATACGAGTTCCCAATGTACAAGGTACCATATACTCATCTCCACAGCGCTTCCAAGACGAAGTTTCGGAAGAGTAAATTTCTATCCGTTTCTTCGCACGACTTCCACAGTTATTCCACATACATATGACTTTGTAATATGGTGACCGCAGCGGATCATAAACTAAACCGACATTGTTGGTGAAATTGAACCCACTTTTTCTCAATTTCGACCAAGGCAAGACACTGTATTGCTTGGTGAACGGATTGAGAATGTAATAAATACATTTATCATTATCAAATGAGCAACTACTACAAAGAAACAGACCATTACAAGATTGAACAATATTAATAGAAAAATCAATTTTAgcaaaacttagggtttcaaaTGGGACATAACAATTACCATTCGCATCTCCACGATCAAGATTGATGTAACCGTATACGGATTGTCTCCGAACCAAATAGTTATTGATCCAGTATAAGCCCGAGACTGATAACCGAGACGGATTTTGAAGGAAATGTTTGTGAAGGAAATCTGGATTAGAAATGAGTGAACACCATTGTTTGGATACAAGTTTGGATGTAACCAGAGATTTTAATGGAAACTGTAATAGAATCTGTGGTAATAAATCAACGCTGCTACCAActattgatgatgaagatgatggtggtggtggtgatgatgaagcAGTCTGGTTAATAGAAATCTTgcctttgtttcttctttttttttgttactggATACATTTTGAAATGAAAATTTGTTACTTCGAATGTTGAATAGCTCTTGTTGATGGTGAACACGGCTCTCTggtaaaccctaaaaaattccTAAAACAAACCGTGAAACCCAAATTCCCCAAAACCGCATCACTCTTGTATAGGGTGTGCCATCACTCTTGCGTAGGGTGTACAACGGGCTAGGCTAAGCTGCCCCAGCCGTTTACTTTGTCAAGTCAGGCCTGTTCCTACTCATAAGGCCGATCAAAATAGCCGACGAAACCAGGCTGTGTACATCGCGCCACAAGAGGTCGTCGATTCTAAACAAGCtaattataggggcggcatggtttattagaggacgGCATTTTAATACGATAAAAAGGATCATTATATGATTATTCAAGGTATCCcttattaaaagaaaaattggAAATGTCAAAttaatcctcattatttataacctagtttagtgatgataatgaagtttagtgttaatgattaatttcacttatattaactcaaaatcaaaacaaaatcagatttttagagttaaaaaaaaaaaagttcacaggagaagaaaaagaaaaagaaaaacttttgtgatatttgtgaaaccctagattttgattcactcaagcaaaatgagtgattccagtgacccggtatacttctaaattagttcccattagctttttctcgctcaaaattatctaaagtgcgtaacaaaatcaaaacttttaaattttcagaagaacttacggttgcaattttgatcgtgaccaaccgtaactcttagttacggttcgtaagttatcgaataccaaccgtaactggttaaatttggggaagatccaATCACAAAACCAGTCacggttggtaattaaatttggacaacaaccgtaactaaattacggttggtaactaatgaattgagaccaaccgtaactaccctacGGTTAGTGTttcaacttaacttttgaaccgtaaatcattatttgataaattcttaagacacatgattatttacggttggaatggttgtttgagtaacaaaccgtaactcaattacggttgataaatatgatgcaaatacaaaccgtaactgaacatatttctcaaaactaagaacttacggttggtatttgagttaaaatcaaccgtaacatcaacccaatctaaagttacggttcgtatttgagttattaccaaccgtaactcacatgcaaccagaattttcaatttcaattttcatacaaaaccctattttttgatacaaaattaacttaaatccaacacgataaactaaatcctaactgggtttttccaaacatttttcaaatcgccgattaatcgaagacgatgaaatttttcagttttaatggaggttacggttgatggaggagaagagaagatgaagcagaagatgaaaaaaaactgatttgatttttctgattcattaggttttaaaaaaattgatttaattttggttgatttaaggtgaaaagggtaatctagtcaatttatatcccctttaggacatcccctaaccaactaaagggacattactatcacaatgccgcccctctaataaaccatgccgcccatATAATAAACTTGATTCTAAAACATGATTCTTTTTTTTCCAACAGTAAAAGAGCAAGGTCGCATTAAAAAGTTTGGAGTCCCTGAAAAAGTGACACAAAAACAGTTACATGGATATGCGTTCTTCAACATCCCAATCTCAAAGCAAATTAGACAGAGTAAAAATTGAAAACATATGGGAGATTAACCCCAGTTAAACAACAAACATCTGACATCTGCAATCAATTAATTCAAATCCTTTTCTAGATTGTTGTATAGTCTTGGATTATGTTcattccaaatgcaccaccagatagAAAATGGGAATAAACTTCATATCTTCTTAATCATGTTCTTGGAATTTTTTGACTTCTAATCACCCCATTCCCAAAGGTTAGCCCCGACATTACCCGAAATAACCAATTGATATCAAAACTATTTAAAAGGTATGTCCATGAGTCAAAGACAAATATGCAATGCATGAACAAATGCTCATTCGACTTTTACATCAGACCACAAAATAGGCACTTGGGATCTTGGATCAAACCAGCAGCATGCAACTTGTCAAGAGTTGGAGCTCCATTGTAGCAAAGGGTCCAAACTAAAAAGGATATTTTCATCGGTACTTTTGAGTTCTAGAGATGCTTGTCAGAAAAGATTAAAAGTTCGTCCATCTCAAGAGTCGAATACCCATTAGCCACCGAAAATTTGTCACCACATCTCCATTTCCTTGTATCCTCATTTTCTGAAACCGATGGTTCACCAATAAGTTGAAGAAGATTTTCCACCTCCTGCAAATCTTGTCCATTCAAATGTCCAGAAGTGAAAATCCCAAACACCCTCCATTTCACTAACCATGGCATCTTTTCTCCTAGACAAACGAAACAATTCACGGAATACAAGTTTCAGTGACGTTTAATCAGTCCACTCATCAATCCAAAAATGAATACTATCCACATTACCTATAGTCAGAATGGTTCCAGATTTTATAAAGTTCACAGCTTCTAAAATTCCTTTCCATAAGCTGCGGCAAACCAAAGTATTGGTCGAGGAAATAATGTTCCATGCGCACCTCCAAATTTTTGATTTATTATCCTTCTCCACAGTGCAAGCTTTTCAGACCCATAACGCCAAACTCATTTAGCATGTTATGCCTTATTCATCAATCTCAACTTCTTGATACCTATTCCACCCCTGGATTTTGGAACGGAAACATGATTCATTATCATCCTCACACTTATATGACAATATTATTTGTATCTTCTTACAATTAAACAAAGGGATATTGTGGTTGCATAATTCTTGCTAACCACACCCATGAAGATCTAACGACTAATAAAGCATAATCATTCAAGATTcaaagtaaatacaagaagtaaagaACATGAAAGTAAATAAGAATACAACAATATAACGTGGTTCGGATTTGTATATCTACATCCACGGTGAAGAAACCTAAATCTTATTTATAAGGGTCTTACCCTTAAATAAATTACAAATATCTCTCAAACTTCTAATTATTTCTTTATCTATTTCTCTTTCCGGCTCTCTTTGGAGTAGAAATATTCAAGATT
This is a stretch of genomic DNA from Papaver somniferum cultivar HN1 chromosome 1, ASM357369v1, whole genome shotgun sequence. It encodes these proteins:
- the LOC113278201 gene encoding uncharacterized protein LOC113278201 isoform X3, with protein sequence MSIWEVIREVSGPYQDIRRYFADHTINSFGEFGGHLFCIEVSNEERSHFKVLEMDTAYTGWNVKYRVDLEGLRDLYPRLSFDCGYNLISFEEEKEDSPKLVLLIHESEVVISYDLGSMSSVKIGKVASRPYRNKGVPYQRDFSFHKLMGTRSFNGDVAKRIHEWRQFRFQARKKPRGTPVNAN
- the LOC113278201 gene encoding F-box protein At5g07610-like isoform X1 encodes the protein MWNNCGSRAKKRIEIYSSETSSWKRCGDEYMVPCTLGTRMPGVFWNCSLHWIDHVASLIYFDIDREVIREVSGPYQDIRRYFADHTINSFGEFGGHLFCIEVSNEERSHFKVLEMDTAYTGWNVKYRVDLEGLRDLYPRLSFDCGYNLISFEEEKEDSPKLVLLIHESEVVISYDLGSMSSVKIGKVASRPYRNKGVPYQRDFSFHKLMGTRSFNGDVAKRIHEWRQFRFQARKKPRGTPVNAN
- the LOC113278201 gene encoding F-box protein At5g07610-like isoform X2; its protein translation is MWNNCGSRAKKRIEIYSSETSSWKRCGDEYMVPCTLGTRMPGVFWNCSLHWIDHVASLIYFDIDREVIREVSGPYQDIRRYFADHTINSFGEFGGHLFCIEVSNEERSHFKVLEMDTAYTGWNVKYRVDLEGLRDLYPRLSFDCGYNLISFEEEKEDSPKLVLLIHESEVVISYDLGSMSSVKIGKVASRPYRNKGVPYQRDFSFHKLMGTRSFNGDVAKRIHEWRQFRFQARKKPRFR